One window of the Anolis sagrei isolate rAnoSag1 chromosome 5, rAnoSag1.mat, whole genome shotgun sequence genome contains the following:
- the NTF3 gene encoding neurotrophin-3 isoform X1 codes for MRHLPQLQEILHVNKVMSIFFYVIFLAYLRGIQSTNMDQRSLPEESLNSLIIKLIQADILKNKASKQMEDIKNNVQNTMKKIDILDPDIDGNENMKLDFQPVISMETELLRQQKHYSSPRVLLSDNAPLEPPPLYLMEEYVGSSGVMNRTSRRRRFAENKSHRGEYSVCDSESRWVTDKSSAIDIRGHQVTVLGEIKMGTSPVKQYFYETKCKQAKPAKSGCRGIDDKHWNSQCKTSQTFVRALTSENNKLVAWRWIRIDTSCVCALSRKIGRT; via the exons atgaggcacctGCCCCAACTTCAAGAG ATCTTACACGTGAACAAGGTGATGTCCATCTTTTTTTATGTAATATTTCTTGCTTATCTCCGTGGCATCCAATCCACCAACATGGATCAAAGGAGTTTACCAGAAGAGTCACTAAATTCCCTTATTATAAAACTTATTCAAGCTGACATTTTGAAAAACAAGGCTTCAAAGCAAATGGAAGATATCAAAAATAATGTGCAAAACACAATGAAGAAAATAGACATTCTTGACCCAGATATAGATGGCAACGAAAATATGAAATTGGATTTCCAGccagttatttcaatggaaaCAGAATTATTGAGACAGCAGAAGCACTACAGCTCCCCCAGGGTCCTCTTGAGTGACAATGCCCCATTGGAACCCCCGCCATTGTATCTTATGGAGGAATACGTTGGTAGCTCTGGAGTGATGAATCGAACGTCTCGAAGGAGGAGGTTTGCCGAAAATAAGAGCCACCGTGGGGAGTATTCTGTGTGTGACAGTGAAAGCCGATGGGTGACAGACAAATCTTCAGCTATTGACATTAGAGGACACCAGGTAACTGTGTTGGGAGAAATCAAAATGGGCACTTCCCCAGTGAAACAATATTTTTATGAAACAAAGTGTAAACAAGCCAAACCTGCCAAAAGTGGTTGTCGTGGTATAGATGATAAGCATTGGAACTCTCAGTGCAAAACATCCCAAACATTTGTACGAGCATTGACTTCAGAAAACAACAAACTTGTAGCCTGGAGATGGATAAGAATAGACACCTCTTGTGTATGCGCATTGTCCCGGAAAATTGGACGAACATAG
- the NTF3 gene encoding neurotrophin-3 isoform X2 — MTPAPISPQILHVNKVMSIFFYVIFLAYLRGIQSTNMDQRSLPEESLNSLIIKLIQADILKNKASKQMEDIKNNVQNTMKKIDILDPDIDGNENMKLDFQPVISMETELLRQQKHYSSPRVLLSDNAPLEPPPLYLMEEYVGSSGVMNRTSRRRRFAENKSHRGEYSVCDSESRWVTDKSSAIDIRGHQVTVLGEIKMGTSPVKQYFYETKCKQAKPAKSGCRGIDDKHWNSQCKTSQTFVRALTSENNKLVAWRWIRIDTSCVCALSRKIGRT; from the exons ATGACACCTGCCCCTATATCCCCCCAG ATCTTACACGTGAACAAGGTGATGTCCATCTTTTTTTATGTAATATTTCTTGCTTATCTCCGTGGCATCCAATCCACCAACATGGATCAAAGGAGTTTACCAGAAGAGTCACTAAATTCCCTTATTATAAAACTTATTCAAGCTGACATTTTGAAAAACAAGGCTTCAAAGCAAATGGAAGATATCAAAAATAATGTGCAAAACACAATGAAGAAAATAGACATTCTTGACCCAGATATAGATGGCAACGAAAATATGAAATTGGATTTCCAGccagttatttcaatggaaaCAGAATTATTGAGACAGCAGAAGCACTACAGCTCCCCCAGGGTCCTCTTGAGTGACAATGCCCCATTGGAACCCCCGCCATTGTATCTTATGGAGGAATACGTTGGTAGCTCTGGAGTGATGAATCGAACGTCTCGAAGGAGGAGGTTTGCCGAAAATAAGAGCCACCGTGGGGAGTATTCTGTGTGTGACAGTGAAAGCCGATGGGTGACAGACAAATCTTCAGCTATTGACATTAGAGGACACCAGGTAACTGTGTTGGGAGAAATCAAAATGGGCACTTCCCCAGTGAAACAATATTTTTATGAAACAAAGTGTAAACAAGCCAAACCTGCCAAAAGTGGTTGTCGTGGTATAGATGATAAGCATTGGAACTCTCAGTGCAAAACATCCCAAACATTTGTACGAGCATTGACTTCAGAAAACAACAAACTTGTAGCCTGGAGATGGATAAGAATAGACACCTCTTGTGTATGCGCATTGTCCCGGAAAATTGGACGAACATAG